One window from the genome of Nicotiana sylvestris chromosome 9, ASM39365v2, whole genome shotgun sequence encodes:
- the LOC138878448 gene encoding uncharacterized protein, which translates to MADRSMKRLLGIIDDVLVRVDKFILLVNFVILDSEEDYRVPIILGRSFLATGKALVDVEAGELTFWAGDEKVVFHVCKSMKQPNSTERRMMAIFTDMVEDILEVFMDDFSVVGDSFDECLKNLDRFLACCEENLVPNWEKCHFMVDEGIVVGHKISKHGIEFFLVKGQDGVPS; encoded by the exons atggcggatagatcgatgaagagactattgggtattattgatgatgtgcttgtccgggtggacaaatttatcttgttagttaactttgtgatcttggacagCGAGGAGGACTACAGagttcctatcatattgggaagatctttccttgctacggggaaggccttagttgatgtggaagcaggagaACTCACCTTCTGGgctggtgatgaaaaggtggtctttcatgtgtgcaaatcaatgaagcagcccaacagtaccgag CGacgtatgatggccattttcactgatatggtggaagacattttggaggtgttcatggacgactttagtgttgtgggggattcatttgatgagtgcttgaaaaatcttgatagattTTTGGCCTGTTGTGAAGAAAATCTTGTTcccaattgggagaaatgccactttatggtggacgAGGGCATAGTtgttgggcataaaatttcaaagcatggtattgag ttcttcCTTGTAAAAGGACAAGATggagtaccttcatga